The nucleotide sequence TGAAATGAGAGGAGGAACTGCTAACTGTGGTGTTATCGTCTCTGATGGTCTTATTGGGTCACCTGTAGTTGTAGGAGATGCAACATGTTTAATAGCAATGAATAAACCTTCTTTAGATAAATTTGAAGTAGATGTAATTTCTGGGGGGAAAATACTTATCAACTCATCTTTAATCAAAGAAAAAACAACTAGAAATGATGTAGATGCATTTTATATCGATGCAAATGCAATCGCTGAATCTTGTGGAACTGTTAAAGCAGCTAACATGGTTATGTTAGGAGCTTTCTTAGAACTTACTAAAACTGTAGAGCAAGATAGTGTTTTACAAGCTTTCGTAAAAGTATTCGGAGAAAATAAGGCTAAATTTGTTCCTATGAACAGAGAAGCTTTAAATAAAGGTGCAGAAGCAGTAAAATAAGCTTTTTTCTATATAATTCAATTTAAAAGGAGTCGAGAACATAGTTCTCAACTCCTTTTTTTATAACCTGCTATTTTTTCTTTTCCGATTCAGTCTTAACAACTTTTAAATCTTTTAACGAGATATCATCATCTACATCTGCAAAACTTCTCTTTCTTACCATAGTTTCTGATAACTGAAGATGCAATTTTATGAAGTCTTCCATCTTTTCTATATCTTTTTCTTTCCCTTTAGAATCTATATTTTTTAATGTTTTCCTATCTCTAAGGGTAAAACTTCTTCCATTTTTTTCATAGTAGTAATCTTTATACATGATTACCGCTTTTTCAAATTCCTTAGGAGATTTTGTATAAGCCATTCTCTCCCCATCTTTTGCATTTAGCAGGTCTTTTCCCCATGATGCATTCTTATATGTTCCGCCTAAATAACCCATGATAGTAGGTAGTATATCTACCTGTGAACCCACACTATCTATTCTTTGTGGCTTCAATGACCCATCTGGTGTATAAAGGAATAATGGAATGTTATTATGGATCCCCCCTATTTTATGATCCGATACAATCACAAAAAGTGTATCCATATACCACGGCTCATTCTTGATACTTTCAAAAAATTCTTCAAAAGCTGTATCCATATATCTATAAGCGTTATACCTCATCATAAGAGAATCATCGGTTCCTGCTTTTGTATCCCTTGAACTGTATTTTTTTGTATATTCCTCTAACTTATCATATTCCTTTGGTATTTCAAATGGACTATGATTGGATATAGTAAGTATCTCAGCAAAGAATGGTTCCTTTAATTTTTTTATCTCTTTAGCACTTCTATCAAATAAGACTGTATCCGGTGCACCCCAGTGATATTTAGAAGTTATTTCATTGGGAAAATCTTTTTTCCCTGTAAAATTATCCATCCCATTAGTTAAAAGAACTCCCTGCATATTATCAAAGTTTAACCTGGATCCATGGTAAAAATTAGTGTTATAACCCCTATCTTTTAATATTCTAGGAAGACCATAAAATGGTTTTTGTACAGCCGGGTCACGCATCAGATCTCTTCCTACCTGTACTGGGAAAGACACATTAGTAGATAACACACCATTTCTAGTTCTAGTTCCATTTCCATAGAAGCTGGTAAATAAAACTCCTTTTTTAGACAACTCACTAAAATATGGTGCCAGATCAGGGTCGTTGTGCCCAAGTGCTCCTACGTATTGTCCTGAAAAACTTTCAGCTATAATCAGAACTACATTTTTATCTTTCAATGACTTTTTCGTATCTGTAATTCTAAGTAGTGGGTTTTGATCACTTAAAAATTGATTATTTTCAGTTCCCACCAATTCCCTGCTTCTTTTAACCAATTCATCGTTATCAAAAAATTCTAATTTTTTCATGTCGATATTTTTAAACTCTCTCTGCCTGTCTACAGAATGGATTAGAGATAGCATACCATTTTGTGTCATTTGGTTGGCTAAAATTTTCTTAGAAAAGAATCCATGTTCTACATTTCTAGGTCTATTCTGTAATCCTCTTATTCCAATAAATACAACTAAAATTAAAACTATAAAAGTCAAAATATTCTTTTTTGCCTTTCCCAGCCTATCAGTTAAATAGATTTCTTTTAAATTTTTATAAGACAGACATACGTTTATTATTGTTAGTATACATATTAATCCGTATATTACTGGCAAATTAAAGATGGCTCCCATATTTCCATATACCTCGGTATCTCCTGCATATTCAAAAATAGATGCATCTAACTGGGTCTCAAATTCCCTGTAATAATAAACATTTCCTGCTGAAAAAAATATGGTTATAAACATTAGAACCCCATAGATTCCCATGGAAATTTTAAACCATATTTTTTTTAATGGTATTATCCTAGATAATAAAAACAATAAAAGTAAAGCAGCCATTATAATTCCGCCGATAGAGGCATCAAACTTGACTCCTATATAAAATCCTTTAAAAATTTCATCCCATGTTAAAGTGCCATTATTATTTACATTTAAAAACCAAACTCTTGTAAAACATAAAGTAATCAATATTAAAATATATTGCATTATAAAACTCTTCAGTATTCCTTTTTTTACCATTCCAACTCCCCTTTTCAATATTTTATAATCTATCTTCTATATACCTTACCCACTCATCATTTCTTAAAGCTTTTTTT is from Psychrilyobacter atlanticus DSM 19335 and encodes:
- a CDS encoding LTA synthase family protein, with the protein product MVKKGILKSFIMQYILILITLCFTRVWFLNVNNNGTLTWDEIFKGFYIGVKFDASIGGIIMAALLLLFLLSRIIPLKKIWFKISMGIYGVLMFITIFFSAGNVYYYREFETQLDASIFEYAGDTEVYGNMGAIFNLPVIYGLICILTIINVCLSYKNLKEIYLTDRLGKAKKNILTFIVLILVVFIGIRGLQNRPRNVEHGFFSKKILANQMTQNGMLSLIHSVDRQREFKNIDMKKLEFFDNDELVKRSRELVGTENNQFLSDQNPLLRITDTKKSLKDKNVVLIIAESFSGQYVGALGHNDPDLAPYFSELSKKGVLFTSFYGNGTRTRNGVLSTNVSFPVQVGRDLMRDPAVQKPFYGLPRILKDRGYNTNFYHGSRLNFDNMQGVLLTNGMDNFTGKKDFPNEITSKYHWGAPDTVLFDRSAKEIKKLKEPFFAEILTISNHSPFEIPKEYDKLEEYTKKYSSRDTKAGTDDSLMMRYNAYRYMDTAFEEFFESIKNEPWYMDTLFVIVSDHKIGGIHNNIPLFLYTPDGSLKPQRIDSVGSQVDILPTIMGYLGGTYKNASWGKDLLNAKDGERMAYTKSPKEFEKAVIMYKDYYYEKNGRSFTLRDRKTLKNIDSKGKEKDIEKMEDFIKLHLQLSETMVRKRSFADVDDDISLKDLKVVKTESEKKK
- a CDS encoding 2-oxoacid:acceptor oxidoreductase family protein, whose product is MNEKVIAAGFGGQGVMSLGQLLAYAGMIEEKQVSWLPSYGPEMRGGTANCGVIVSDGLIGSPVVVGDATCLIAMNKPSLDKFEVDVISGGKILINSSLIKEKTTRNDVDAFYIDANAIAESCGTVKAANMVMLGAFLELTKTVEQDSVLQAFVKVFGENKAKFVPMNREALNKGAEAVK